In a genomic window of Mycoplasma iguanae:
- a CDS encoding dUTP diphosphatase, which produces MILNLQEIFNSQKLLDQSISKAHNIIVNDEIIDKQIIALLVEIGEFSNEIKTFKYWKKDQKRDETKILEEYADVIHFFISLGIKYNMNPQIEVPIFQEDINTNIIHIYNNIMLFWQSRSLSDLESAFKIFLSLVQWLGYEYKTILDSYYKKMQINFERIQNNY; this is translated from the coding sequence ATGATTTTAAATTTACAAGAGATTTTTAATTCACAAAAATTATTAGATCAGTCAATCTCTAAAGCTCACAATATTATTGTTAATGATGAGATTATTGATAAACAAATCATTGCTCTTTTAGTTGAAATTGGTGAATTTTCTAATGAAATAAAGACTTTCAAATATTGAAAAAAAGATCAAAAAAGAGATGAAACTAAAATATTGGAAGAATATGCTGATGTAATTCATTTTTTTATTTCTTTAGGAATAAAATATAATATGAATCCTCAAATAGAAGTTCCTATCTTTCAAGAAGATATTAATACTAATATTATTCACATTTATAATAATATAATGTTATTTTGACAATCACGTTCATTGTCAGATTTAGAAAGTGCTTTTAAAATTTTTTTATCTTTAGTTCAATGACTGGGTTATGAATACAAAACAATTTTGGATTCATATTATAAAAAAATGCAAATCAATTTTGAAAGAATTCAAAATAATTACTAA
- a CDS encoding alpha/beta fold hydrolase encodes MHEVIKKLPQIFIDNKKPEKPIVFVHGFNSSYQVHQNFYENYHENDYYSISLPGNNLLEATNEQLNVYYYAKLIATFIESKNLKNVILMGHSMGGGIIALAYQLIPQLIDRMIFIAPMNKTSLSLKKVFFRDYFPQNFEGEKNFMKNLFYNPTFLEDVDYLIKARKNFNFNLYNNKNIWKLGKSLPNINLMNDIEKGLNQIKVKTLLILGQKDGIINRDDAKEYFEKNVENIEVKIMPKTGHLMFKENIDGYIEIIDNFLKN; translated from the coding sequence ATGCATGAAGTAATTAAGAAATTACCACAAATTTTTATAGATAATAAGAAACCAGAAAAACCAATTGTTTTTGTACATGGTTTTAATTCTTCATATCAAGTACATCAAAATTTTTATGAAAATTATCATGAAAATGATTATTATTCAATTAGCTTACCAGGAAACAATCTGTTGGAAGCAACAAATGAACAACTAAATGTTTACTATTATGCCAAATTAATTGCTACATTTATTGAATCTAAAAATTTAAAAAATGTTATTTTAATGGGACATTCTATGGGTGGGGGAATTATTGCTTTGGCTTATCAATTAATTCCGCAATTAATTGATCGTATGATTTTTATAGCTCCCATGAATAAAACTTCATTATCTTTAAAAAAAGTATTTTTTAGAGATTATTTTCCTCAAAATTTTGAAGGTGAAAAAAATTTTATGAAAAATTTATTTTATAATCCCACTTTTTTAGAAGATGTTGATTATTTGATTAAGGCACGAAAAAACTTTAATTTTAATTTATATAATAATAAAAATATTTGAAAATTAGGAAAAAGTTTACCCAACATAAATTTAATGAATGATATTGAAAAAGGCTTGAACCAAATTAAAGTAAAAACACTTTTAATTTTAGGCCAAAAAGATGGAATAATTAATCGTGATGATGCTAAAGAATACTTTGAAAAAAACGTAGAAAATATTGAAGTAAAAATTATGCCCAAAACTGGTCATTTAATGTTTAAAGAAAATATCGATGGCTATATCGAAATAATTGATAATTTTCTAAAAAATTAA
- a CDS encoding MurR/RpiR family transcriptional regulator produces MIKLEKMDLVKFSNVDLIIKRFIETKPKKFVNSSIKEIADMLFISVATITHFVKKAGFANFKDLKKYVIEKIDENTEKGLFDMNDKIENVNLFYVHSLEKTLELLDLAIIHQVTQKIMTSSKVITFGAGSSAWAALEMVNALNIVGINAVNARTLHDISLWIDEDYKKAQMIVIFSKSMNSKENNQIIKLLDKHKIKVCLITANKKIHPSENVDVIYFATLEQEKRIVPLSSKIAEMFILDIISLKLNSLIKKEHGNFYHEFQELWRSKKKNFRKD; encoded by the coding sequence ATGATAAAACTAGAAAAAATGGATTTAGTAAAATTTTCAAATGTTGATTTAATTATCAAACGTTTTATTGAAACAAAACCTAAAAAGTTTGTTAATTCATCAATTAAAGAAATAGCAGACATGTTATTTATTTCTGTAGCTACAATTACCCATTTTGTCAAAAAGGCAGGATTTGCAAATTTCAAAGATTTGAAAAAATATGTAATTGAAAAAATTGATGAAAATACAGAAAAAGGCCTTTTTGATATGAATGACAAAATTGAAAATGTAAATTTATTTTATGTACATTCATTAGAAAAAACTTTAGAGCTATTAGATCTAGCAATAATTCACCAAGTTACTCAAAAAATTATGACTTCTTCAAAAGTAATTACTTTTGGTGCTGGTTCTTCTGCTTGAGCTGCTCTAGAAATGGTTAATGCTTTAAATATTGTAGGAATTAATGCTGTTAATGCCAGAACTTTACACGATATTAGTTTATGAATTGATGAAGATTATAAAAAAGCTCAAATGATTGTTATTTTTTCTAAAAGTATGAATTCAAAAGAAAACAATCAAATTATCAAGTTATTAGATAAACACAAAATCAAAGTTTGCTTAATAACTGCCAATAAAAAAATTCATCCTTCAGAAAATGTTGATGTAATTTATTTTGCCACCTTAGAACAAGAAAAAAGAATAGTGCCTTTATCTTCTAAAATTGCCGAAATGTTTATTCTAGATATTATTTCTTTAAAATTAAATTCATTAATAAAAAAAGAACATGGTAATTTTTATCATGAATTTCAAGAATTATGAAGATCTAAAAAGAAAAACTTTAGAAAAGATTAA
- the fusA gene encoding elongation factor G, translating to MARKYDLKDYRNIGIMAHIDAGKTTTTERILYHTGKIHKIGETHDGGSQMDWMEQEKERGITITSAATSAFWKDKRINIIDTPGHVDFTVEVERSLRVLDGAVAVLDAQSGVEPQTETVWRQATNYRVPRIVFVNKMDKAGADFEASIRSVKDRLGGNAVAIQLNIGAESEYKGLIDLVEMKAFEYDGNADETAKEIEIPAHLKDKAELMRSQLVEAVADFDEELMMAVLDGQEVSAETLRAAVRKATLTSEFFPVVCGTAFKNKGVKKMIDAVVDYLPSPLDVPAIKGYLPNEEMIEIPSSDDFEFSALAFKIMNDPYVGTLTFFRVYSGVLSKGSYVLNSTKDKKERIGRILEMHANSREEIDEVRAGDIAAAVGLKDTITGDTLVAEKGKGFILEKMVFPEPVISQALEPASKAATEKLSLGLQKLANEDPTFRTWTDDETGQTIIAGMGELHLEIIVDRLKREFGVEANVGAPQVSYRETITKTAEVEGKHIKQSGGKGQYGHVWIKFESNPDGGFEFVDKIVGGKIPKEYIKSIQKGLEEKMAVGILAGYPMIDMKATLFDGSYHDVDSSEMAYKIAASKALTKAKDQIGTVLLEPIMDVSVIVPADYSGDVMGDLSRRRGQVKEQETRSDGANVIKADVPLSEMFGYSTELRSMTSGRGTYQMQFDHYEVTPKQIADVIIKKRAIKNDEE from the coding sequence ATGGCCAGAAAATATGATTTAAAAGATTACCGTAATATCGGAATCATGGCACATATTGATGCCGGAAAAACTACTACCACCGAAAGAATTCTTTACCACACAGGTAAAATTCATAAAATTGGTGAAACACATGATGGTGGATCACAAATGGACTGAATGGAGCAAGAAAAGGAAAGAGGTATTACAATCACTTCTGCTGCTACTTCAGCTTTTTGAAAAGATAAAAGAATTAATATTATTGATACTCCAGGACACGTTGACTTTACAGTTGAAGTAGAACGTTCATTAAGAGTACTTGATGGTGCAGTTGCTGTTTTGGATGCCCAATCAGGAGTAGAACCTCAAACTGAAACTGTTTGGAGACAAGCAACAAACTACAGAGTTCCTCGAATTGTTTTTGTTAATAAAATGGATAAAGCTGGAGCTGATTTTGAAGCTTCAATTCGTTCAGTTAAAGATCGTTTAGGTGGAAATGCTGTAGCTATTCAATTAAATATTGGTGCAGAATCAGAATACAAAGGTTTAATTGATCTTGTTGAAATGAAAGCATTCGAATATGATGGAAATGCTGATGAAACTGCAAAAGAAATCGAAATTCCTGCCCATTTAAAAGATAAAGCAGAATTAATGCGTTCTCAATTAGTGGAGGCTGTTGCTGATTTTGATGAAGAACTAATGATGGCGGTTTTAGATGGTCAAGAAGTTAGTGCAGAAACTTTAAGAGCTGCAGTTAGAAAAGCTACACTTACTTCAGAGTTTTTCCCTGTAGTATGTGGTACAGCTTTCAAAAACAAAGGTGTTAAAAAAATGATTGATGCTGTTGTTGATTATTTACCTTCACCGTTAGATGTACCTGCTATTAAAGGTTATTTACCAAATGAAGAAATGATTGAAATTCCTTCATCAGATGATTTTGAATTTTCAGCTTTAGCTTTCAAAATTATGAATGATCCTTATGTGGGAACATTAACTTTCTTTAGGGTTTATTCAGGTGTTCTTTCAAAAGGTTCATATGTTTTAAATTCAACCAAAGATAAAAAAGAACGTATCGGAAGAATTTTAGAAATGCATGCTAACTCACGTGAAGAAATTGATGAAGTTAGAGCAGGTGATATTGCTGCAGCTGTTGGTTTAAAAGATACAATTACTGGAGATACACTTGTTGCTGAAAAAGGTAAAGGATTTATTTTAGAAAAAATGGTTTTCCCAGAACCAGTTATTTCACAAGCTCTTGAACCAGCTTCTAAAGCTGCAACTGAAAAACTTTCTTTAGGTTTACAAAAACTTGCTAATGAAGATCCTACATTTAGAACTTGAACAGATGATGAAACAGGTCAAACAATTATTGCTGGTATGGGTGAACTACACTTAGAAATTATTGTTGATCGTTTAAAAAGAGAATTTGGTGTTGAAGCTAACGTTGGAGCTCCACAAGTTTCATACCGTGAAACAATTACCAAAACTGCTGAAGTTGAAGGAAAACACATCAAACAATCTGGTGGTAAAGGTCAATATGGACATGTTTGAATTAAATTTGAATCAAATCCAGATGGCGGTTTTGAATTTGTTGACAAAATTGTTGGTGGAAAAATTCCTAAAGAATACATCAAATCAATTCAAAAAGGTCTTGAAGAAAAAATGGCAGTGGGAATTCTTGCTGGTTATCCAATGATTGATATGAAAGCTACATTATTTGATGGATCATACCATGATGTGGATTCATCTGAAATGGCTTATAAAATTGCTGCTTCTAAAGCGCTTACAAAAGCAAAAGATCAAATTGGAACTGTTTTATTAGAACCTATTATGGATGTTTCAGTTATTGTTCCAGCTGATTATTCAGGTGATGTTATGGGTGATTTATCACGTCGCCGTGGACAAGTTAAAGAACAAGAAACACGTTCAGATGGAGCAAATGTTATTAAAGCTGATGTACCATTAAGCGAAATGTTTGGTTATTCAACTGAACTACGTTCAATGACTTCAGGACGTGGAACTTACCAAATGCAATTTGATCACTATGAAGTTACTCCAAAACAAATTGCCGATGTAATCATTAAAAAAAGAGCAATCAAAAACGACGAAGAATAA
- a CDS encoding DUF1934 family protein, protein MKIKFSSLIKQEDNENKIEFEAPLKKEQWEEYDVYEFLEPQNNVMNRIEISDDKVNIFAGPASIFLELQNEVDIQFQTPQGIIIMKSFLEQLDKTQNSIKFNYSLKTKNNELIGHYKIHLEIS, encoded by the coding sequence ATGAAAATAAAATTTAGTTCACTAATTAAACAAGAAGATAATGAAAATAAAATTGAATTTGAAGCTCCATTAAAAAAAGAACAATGAGAAGAATATGATGTTTATGAATTTTTGGAACCTCAAAATAATGTTATGAATAGAATTGAAATTTCAGATGATAAAGTTAACATTTTTGCAGGACCGGCTTCAATTTTTCTTGAACTGCAAAATGAAGTCGATATTCAATTTCAAACACCGCAAGGAATCATTATTATGAAAAGTTTTTTAGAACAATTAGATAAAACTCAAAATTCCATTAAATTTAATTATTCCTTAAAAACAAAAAATAATGAATTAATCGGCCACTACAAAATTCATTTAGAAATTAGTTAA
- a CDS encoding Rho termination factor N-terminal domain-containing protein — MSNQTLYSNTKDMWNAENKNFFKYGKNILFFWVALILGTVFALSARIVNIYQMYSENSNISDDVKRLQTQSNISLIFSILVVAWILYSLIAFVRSINYVKKEENFSLLKASNVFKFISFLSLFHAIMGLTSPLFTNQGHLLFDHSTGLVFPLWTFIFINILLFVISYLGQLKYMNKLWNLKIGFIQIQMQKQMSEFMEKNKSSFGQFNAPFGPFGPSQASGHSTEQNNEANSENKATNQMTEQEKKKAAAEAKLNGLTLSELRNMAKKLNIFGYEDMKRPELIKFILQNTGF; from the coding sequence AAATATGGAAAAAATATTTTATTTTTTTGAGTAGCATTAATTTTGGGGACAGTTTTTGCCCTATCAGCCCGAATTGTGAATATTTATCAAATGTATTCAGAAAATTCAAATATTTCTGATGATGTCAAAAGATTACAAACACAATCAAATATAAGTTTAATATTTTCTATTTTAGTAGTAGCTTGAATTTTATATTCTTTAATAGCTTTTGTTAGATCAATTAACTATGTAAAAAAAGAGGAAAACTTTTCACTTTTAAAAGCATCTAATGTCTTTAAATTTATTAGCTTTTTATCGCTATTTCATGCTATTATGGGTTTAACATCGCCTTTATTTACAAATCAAGGACATTTATTGTTTGATCATTCAACTGGTTTAGTTTTTCCATTATGAACATTCATTTTTATCAATATTTTACTTTTTGTAATTTCTTATTTGGGACAGTTAAAATACATGAATAAATTATGAAATTTAAAAATTGGTTTTATTCAAATACAAATGCAAAAACAAATGTCAGAATTTATGGAAAAAAATAAAAGTTCTTTTGGTCAATTTAATGCTCCATTCGGTCCTTTCGGTCCATCTCAAGCAAGTGGTCATTCTACAGAACAAAATAATGAAGCTAATTCTGAAAATAAAGCAACAAATCAAATGACTGAACAAGAAAAGAAAAAAGCTGCAGCTGAAGCAAAGTTAAATGGATTAACATTATCAGAATTACGTAATATGGCTAAAAAATTAAACATTTTTGGTTATGAAGATATGAAACGACCTGAATTAATTAAATTTATTTTACAAAATACAGGTTTCTAA
- the rpmE gene encoding 50S ribosomal protein L31 codes for MKKDIHPEYSILKLTCSTCNSEHSFGSTTKEASVDVCSKCHSFYTGDKNMAKATGRVDRFNKLVAKSQEKQNSK; via the coding sequence GTGAAAAAGGATATTCACCCAGAATATAGTATTTTAAAATTAACATGTTCAACATGTAATTCAGAACACTCATTTGGATCAACAACTAAAGAAGCTTCTGTGGATGTTTGTTCAAAATGTCATTCATTTTATACCGGAGATAAAAACATGGCTAAAGCTACTGGTAGAGTTGACAGATTTAATAAATTGGTTGCTAAATCACAAGAAAAACAAAATTCTAAATAG
- the rpsG gene encoding 30S ribosomal protein S7, with product MSRKHQAPIRKVLADPIFNSELVTKLVNTIMLDGKKSIAQNILYSAFEIVKEKTGREPLEVFQEAITNITPQLEIRSRRVGGTNYQVPMEVSQRRKQTLSLRWLVNYARLRSEKTMDVRLAHEIIDASNKTGASIKKKEDTHKMAEANRAFAHFRW from the coding sequence ATGTCTAGAAAACACCAAGCACCCATTCGTAAAGTATTAGCAGATCCAATTTTTAACTCTGAATTAGTTACAAAATTAGTTAATACAATTATGTTAGATGGTAAAAAATCAATTGCACAAAATATTCTATATTCTGCTTTTGAAATTGTCAAAGAAAAAACCGGAAGAGAACCATTAGAAGTTTTCCAAGAAGCGATTACTAACATTACTCCCCAACTTGAAATTCGTTCAAGAAGAGTTGGTGGAACAAACTACCAAGTACCTATGGAAGTTTCACAAAGAAGAAAACAAACATTATCATTAAGATGATTAGTAAATTATGCAAGATTACGTTCAGAAAAAACAATGGATGTAAGATTAGCGCATGAAATTATTGATGCTTCAAATAAAACTGGTGCTTCAATCAAGAAAAAAGAGGATACTCATAAAATGGCAGAAGCTAACAGAGCCTTTGCACACTTTAGGTGATAG
- the rpsL gene encoding 30S ribosomal protein S12 → MPTISQLVNQGRKSKVFKSKSPALIRGYNSLKKKETSLPSPFKRGVCTRVATMTPKKPNSALRKYARVKLSNGMEVTAYIPGEGHNLQEHSVVLIRGGKVKDLPGVRYHIIRGTQDAAGVAKRNQGRSKYGTKRVKK, encoded by the coding sequence ATGCCTACAATAAGTCAATTAGTTAACCAAGGTCGTAAAAGCAAAGTATTTAAATCTAAATCACCTGCTTTAATTAGAGGTTACAATTCACTAAAGAAAAAAGAAACGAGTTTACCTTCACCATTTAAAAGAGGAGTATGTACAAGGGTTGCAACAATGACACCTAAAAAACCTAACTCTGCCTTACGTAAATATGCAAGGGTTAAATTATCAAATGGAATGGAAGTTACAGCTTACATACCAGGAGAAGGGCACAATTTACAAGAACACTCAGTTGTTTTAATTCGTGGTGGTAAAGTTAAAGATTTACCAGGGGTTAGATACCATATTATTAGAGGTACCCAAGATGCTGCTGGAGTTGCAAAACGTAACCAAGGTAGATCTAAGTACGGAACAAAAAGAGTTAAAAAATAA
- a CDS encoding nucleotidyltransferase: protein MAIAIIAEYNPFHNGHIYQLQYVKKNFPNDKIIIIMSGKYVQRGELAVVSFEERAAIAKSYGADEVYELAFEYATQAAHVFAAGAVKMIADLKIEKMIFGSESNDVENLILIAKTIKENIDQYNKLLKLELKQGFSFPKANANVLEKLIGQAISLPNDILGLEYVKVIIMNNYNITPYTLKRTLDFHAEQAHENFASASLIRKMIFNNEDVSKYTPMIFNQIPDRIENYYPQFQEIIRNSSVKDLQNICLVSEGIENLFKKHINANSYDEFVSKVNSKRYTSSRIKRIMLYILLNITKNKEN, encoded by the coding sequence ATGGCCATTGCAATTATTGCAGAGTATAACCCCTTTCATAACGGACATATTTATCAACTTCAATATGTAAAAAAGAATTTTCCCAATGACAAAATTATTATCATTATGTCTGGCAAATATGTTCAGCGCGGTGAACTAGCTGTCGTTTCTTTTGAAGAAAGAGCAGCAATAGCAAAAAGCTACGGAGCTGATGAAGTTTATGAATTAGCTTTTGAATATGCAACTCAGGCAGCACATGTTTTTGCTGCTGGTGCAGTGAAAATGATCGCAGATTTAAAAATTGAAAAAATGATTTTCGGTTCGGAATCAAATGATGTAGAAAATTTAATTTTAATTGCAAAAACCATCAAAGAAAATATTGATCAATATAATAAATTATTAAAATTAGAATTAAAGCAAGGTTTTTCTTTTCCTAAAGCCAATGCTAATGTTTTAGAAAAATTAATTGGTCAAGCGATTAGCTTACCCAATGATATTTTAGGTCTTGAATATGTAAAAGTAATTATTATGAATAATTATAATATTACTCCTTACACTTTAAAGAGAACGCTTGATTTCCATGCAGAACAAGCTCATGAAAATTTTGCTTCTGCTTCTTTAATTAGAAAAATGATTTTTAACAATGAAGATGTTAGTAAATATACTCCAATGATTTTTAACCAAATTCCTGACAGAATTGAAAATTATTATCCCCAATTTCAAGAAATTATTCGTAACTCTTCTGTAAAAGATTTACAAAATATTTGCTTAGTGTCTGAAGGAATCGAAAATTTATTTAAAAAACATATTAATGCAAATTCTTATGATGAATTTGTTTCAAAAGTTAATTCTAAAAGATATACTTCTTCTAGAATTAAAAGAATTATGCTTTACATTTTATTAAATATTACAAAAAACAAAGAAAATTAA
- a CDS encoding YhcH/YjgK/YiaL family protein has protein sequence MIYDRLINLSRYKNIHPNLNKAIEFIEKNDLRQLSVGKTIIDNENLFVLNMEVDTYDDKNALYEVHSKYADLHVLVDTREKYFFAYPEELSNLHSEFDVENDVTLYYKDTSRNFLQPFPGEFILFFPGEAHLPKYTNSRGKLFKIIFKIAI, from the coding sequence ATGATTTATGATAGGTTAATCAATTTAAGTAGATACAAAAATATTCATCCTAATTTAAATAAGGCAATTGAATTCATTGAAAAAAATGATTTACGACAATTATCAGTTGGTAAAACGATAATTGATAATGAAAATTTATTTGTTTTAAATATGGAAGTAGACACATATGATGATAAAAATGCATTATATGAGGTTCATTCAAAATATGCAGATTTACATGTTTTAGTAGATACAAGGGAAAAATACTTTTTTGCTTATCCAGAAGAATTAAGTAATCTTCACAGTGAATTCGATGTAGAAAATGATGTAACTTTGTATTATAAAGATACTAGCAGAAATTTTTTACAACCATTTCCTGGAGAATTCATTTTGTTTTTTCCTGGTGAGGCTCATTTGCCAAAATACACCAATAGTCGAGGAAAACTTTTTAAAATTATTTTCAAAATTGCTATATAA
- the gltX gene encoding glutamate--tRNA ligase, which translates to MKKIRTRYAPSPTGFLHIGGARTALFSYLFAKNQNGDFIVRIEDTDIARNVVDGERSQLENLAWLGIIPDESPLNPKKEFGAYRQSEKLARYNELIEQLLSKNLAYKAYDTSEELNEQRAQQKAKGIHSFRYDKNWLKISDEQKANREAKNAYSIRLSLPANHIYQWNDLVRGQITVNSNDIGDWVIRKSDGYPTYNFAVVVDDYDMQISHVLRGEEHITNTPKQLAVYEAFNWKVPEFGHLTIITNMEGEKLSKRDFSVKQFIEDYKNEGYLPEAIFNFLTLLGWTSADAKELMSADEIVKKFDVSRLSKSPSKFDIKKMEWFSKQYFKNLDNAKIIEYLNIEGLDPAWLELFLNTYKQNAVTYQDLKSALSIYQTPKLSNDLRDLDQEVIKIFTKQLINKPFTVDNIQNALDQTKELTGKTGQKLFMPIRLATTYQNHGPELAKAIYLFGKDLIMERLAKWK; encoded by the coding sequence ATGAAGAAAATTAGAACAAGATATGCTCCAAGCCCAACAGGTTTTTTACATATTGGTGGAGCGAGAACAGCTCTTTTTAGTTATTTATTTGCTAAAAATCAAAATGGTGATTTTATTGTAAGAATTGAAGATACTGATATTGCTAGAAATGTTGTGGATGGTGAAAGATCACAATTAGAAAATCTAGCTTGATTAGGCATTATTCCTGATGAATCACCTCTTAATCCTAAAAAAGAATTTGGTGCTTATCGCCAAAGTGAAAAACTAGCACGATATAATGAATTAATTGAACAATTATTAAGCAAAAATTTAGCATATAAAGCTTACGATACTTCCGAAGAATTAAATGAGCAAAGAGCGCAACAAAAAGCAAAAGGGATTCACAGCTTTCGTTATGACAAAAATTGATTAAAAATTTCTGATGAACAAAAAGCAAACCGTGAAGCGAAAAATGCTTATTCAATCCGTTTAAGTTTACCTGCAAATCATATTTATCAATGAAATGATTTAGTAAGAGGTCAAATTACAGTTAATTCAAATGATATTGGCGATTGAGTAATTCGTAAATCTGATGGATATCCCACTTATAATTTTGCTGTGGTAGTGGATGATTATGACATGCAAATTAGTCATGTTTTACGTGGCGAAGAACATATAACTAATACCCCGAAACAATTAGCTGTTTATGAAGCTTTTAATTGAAAAGTTCCAGAATTCGGACATTTAACAATTATTACTAATATGGAAGGCGAAAAACTTTCTAAACGCGATTTTTCTGTAAAACAATTTATTGAAGATTATAAAAATGAAGGTTATTTACCTGAAGCTATTTTTAATTTTTTAACACTTTTAGGATGAACATCAGCAGATGCTAAAGAATTAATGTCAGCTGATGAAATTGTCAAAAAATTTGATGTTAGTCGTTTGTCGAAATCTCCATCAAAATTTGATATAAAAAAAATGGAGTGATTTTCAAAACAATATTTTAAAAATTTAGATAATGCAAAAATTATTGAGTATCTAAATATTGAAGGTTTAGATCCAGCTTGATTAGAATTATTTTTAAATACTTATAAGCAAAATGCTGTAACTTACCAAGATTTAAAATCAGCTTTAAGTATTTATCAGACACCTAAATTAAGTAATGATCTAAGAGATTTAGATCAAGAAGTTATCAAAATTTTTACTAAGCAACTTATCAATAAACCATTTACAGTGGATAACATTCAAAATGCATTAGACCAAACTAAAGAATTGACTGGTAAAACAGGTCAAAAGTTGTTTATGCCAATCAGATTAGCTACAACTTATCAAAATCATGGTCCTGAGTTAGCTAAAGCAATTTATTTATTTGGTAAAGATTTAATTATGGAGCGTTTAGCAAAATGAAAATAA
- a CDS encoding N-acetylmannosamine-6-phosphate 2-epimerase yields MLKENTFIVSCQALENEPMFGPGIVLKMAQAVIQGGAEGLRTSQLDNVKDIMSANFNVPVISLIKKKYENSGVFITPTLDEVKQLMAAGATIIATDATLRQRPKESLEEIVTWFKKHRNEKQFLMADCSNEEDVLNAIKLDFDYIGTTLRGYTQETKSLSNIDDDMKFLKWAKKQTTKSNKLLIAEGGFDTPQLAKKALKIADVVVVGSAITRPQFITKLFVDEIKK; encoded by the coding sequence ATGTTAAAAGAAAACACATTTATAGTTTCATGTCAAGCATTAGAAAATGAACCAATGTTTGGCCCTGGAATTGTTTTAAAAATGGCACAAGCTGTAATACAAGGTGGTGCGGAAGGATTGAGAACTAGTCAATTGGATAATGTTAAAGATATTATGAGTGCTAATTTTAATGTTCCAGTGATTTCTCTTATTAAAAAAAAATATGAAAATTCAGGAGTATTTATAACTCCTACTTTAGATGAAGTAAAACAATTAATGGCAGCTGGAGCAACAATTATTGCAACTGATGCAACATTAAGACAGCGGCCAAAAGAAAGCTTAGAAGAAATTGTGACTTGATTTAAAAAACACCGTAATGAAAAGCAATTTTTAATGGCTGATTGTTCCAATGAAGAAGATGTTTTAAATGCAATTAAATTAGATTTTGATTATATCGGAACAACTTTAAGGGGATATACTCAAGAAACAAAGTCTTTATCAAATATTGATGATGACATGAAATTTTTGAAATGAGCTAAAAAACAAACAACAAAAAGTAATAAACTTTTAATTGCTGAAGGGGGTTTTGACACTCCTCAATTAGCAAAAAAAGCTTTAAAGATTGCTGATGTCGTTGTTGTAGGATCTGCAATTACCAGACCACAATTTATTACAAAACTTTTTGTAGATGAAATTAAAAAATAA